Genomic segment of Pochonia chlamydosporia 170 chromosome 1, whole genome shotgun sequence:
GGCTATGAAACTTGTGGGAAGAGTGACGAAAGCTAGTGATGGGAAAGCTGTTATCAAGGTACAGATTGTGGATGAGTGAACGAAATAAGTCAAGATATGTGTATACCACGAACGCTACATACATCTATGCTCTATTTCTTGAAATGGGAGAAACCACAGTCACCTAACAACCGTTTGCAACTGTCCCATTCGTTCCATTCACTCCATTCACCCTACCCTCTCTCTCCtcagccatcgccatgtcCCCATCCCCCAGCCGTTTCACAACATCACTCCTCGTAGCCCTCCTATACAACTCCTCATCAATCCTCCCCAACTGGCTCTCCCCCGCCCTCCCCGAAAGCCCATACAACTCCTGAAAAGACATGATGAGCGGCCTCCACAAATCAGGATCAATCCTATTCGCATACCCCTTCATCCTAATCCCATCCACGACATGCACCCTCACCACCTGCAACtccaaagcaacaagcaCGCCCTTCCGATCCGGCACATCCTCCATCATATCATGCGTGCCCGCAAGCTCGCACTCCATCTGCACAGGACACTCCCTTATCCTGGGGGGACGCACAAAATCCGCCGGCTGGGGCGTGAGGCCCGCACACGTCCACTTGTCCTTGACGAAGCGGTAGCCGCGGGCGAGTTTGCTCGAGGACGGGCGCTCCGTCCCCGTGGTGGTAGATAGGGCGTTTACGGGGCGTGTCATGGTTTCATCTGGGAGGTTTACGACGCATTGTTTCGTGCGTAGGATGTTCTGGGGGGTTTTGCTGGCTGCGCCGAAGCCCAGGATGCAGCGGTGGCCGAGCCAGAAGACGGAGGAGATGGCGCAGATGTTGTGTGATGTGTCTTCGTTTTCGGAcgtgatgaggaggacggGCGTGCCGAAGTAGAGGATGGCGGGTGAGATGATGGAGTGTGTCATGGTGTACGAGATGGGTTTGGGGACGGTGATCTGGAATTCTGATGTGCTGAGTCTTTTGGGGGTTTGTTGCGAATAGTCACGATACGAGAGTTTGGGGGGGTTTGTTGCGAGTAAGCGTGATACAAAACACGTTTGGAACCGATGGGTCTGTACTTGATTTATAATTGTTTGAACGGCTGTGTTTGTTGAGAGGCAGACATGATGCGAGTTGTGTTgctcttgatgttgaagcccCCGCAAGTCGGGCTAAGATTGCTCGAAGCCGTTATGGTTAGCAATATGTGGATTGGGAAAGCAAAAGAGCGTCATGGTTCAATTGTAACCTTTATTCCGCCAGTGTCTTTCTATTCTAATAGTGTACGATATGAACCCTAGTTATACCAGTAACCCTGTTCTGGTGTCCATTCtaacaacaacaacaaaaaaaaaaaaaatgcgTCAAACCGTTATGTGTACTGATTAACACCACACCAGTTGTGCGGGTAAtgcagcaaaaaaaaaaaaaaacactGAGAACACACCAGCAGGGGCAAAAGGAAATAATGTAACCTTGAAGATAGGTATGCAAATAAAATAGAAGCGTCTGCTCGGAAAGACGCACTTTTGGATATCAATAAAACGTGCCCCTCAGTGGTCCTCAACATCCTCGTCTCTCCCAGGGTACATAATGTCTTGTGTGATGACGgccttgatgttgaaaaacaagacaaagaagTACATGAGGCCCAGAATAACGCTTAGCGCGGTAGCCACCCACTTCACTCCATCGTTATTTAGTTCATTGGCAATGGATATCGTTGCAAGAATGAAGCCCACGTTGGGGAAGATCATAGCCCACCAGCCGAGATGGAAGTACTTAGGCACGGCCTGGACAACAGCGACGGTAGCAAtgccaaaccaccaaaaactGACGGACCAGAGGAAAATAGCACTGATGAGGGCCATGGTCCGAATAGTAGTCAGATCAACAGGCATGCCGACCTTGTCCGTGCTGGCAACCGAGGGAATTCCCTTGGCCATGCCGATGAGCGCCAAGGCTGTGAATGCCGGCGGCCCCACACACATGAACAGTCCGGGCCGATGTTCCCGATTTGGCAATCCAGCTTGCATGAGACGACCGACCATGTGTGCGTACATCaggacggcgacggcgaaGCCCAGTCCCTGAC
This window contains:
- a CDS encoding flavin reductase domain-containing protein fmn-binding protein (similar to Eutypa lata UCREL1 XP_007792705.1), which translates into the protein MTHSIISPAILYFGTPVLLITSENEDTSHNICAISSVFWLGHRCILGFGAASKTPQNILRTKQCVVNLPDETMTRPVNALSTTTGTERPSSSKLARGYRFVKDKWTCAGLTPQPADFVRPPRIRECPVQMECELAGTHDMMEDVPDRKGVLVALELQVVRVHVVDGIRMKGYANRIDPDLWRPLIMSFQELYGLSGRAGESQLGRIDEELYRRATRSDVVKRLGDGDMAMAEEREGRVNGVNGTNGTVANGC